In Thermococcus sp., the following proteins share a genomic window:
- a CDS encoding winged helix-turn-helix domain-containing protein, whose translation MRRSKVEIIADILRSTNGTGATKTQIVYRANLNFKLASGYIKYLLRKGYLVEIVENNRKIYRATDKGQAFLREFFTIIRELDDLFSMESLL comes from the coding sequence GTGAGAAGGTCGAAGGTTGAGATAATAGCAGATATACTGCGCTCTACCAACGGCACCGGTGCAACCAAAACCCAGATAGTTTACAGGGCAAACCTGAACTTTAAGCTGGCAAGCGGCTACATAAAGTACCTCCTCAGGAAGGGCTACCTTGTGGAGATCGTCGAGAACAACAGGAAAATTTACAGGGCAACCGATAAGGGGCAGGCCTTTCTGAGGGAGTTTTTTACAATAATCAGGGAATTGGATGATCTGTTCAGTATGGAAAGTTTGCTCTAA
- a CDS encoding TasA family protein, whose protein sequence is MKGALLSLVLVGMVVMGLGAGTWAYFSDTETSSGNYIMAGTLDLSVNGAGSVTQSVDGDGVAPGDSGSWTIAVSNDGTVDGHLYVTISNVNPAENTPNSVDSGTWSIENAVILTIYDTSGNPVITDTLANLEGQQLDLGSLTAGQSVNIQVDWEIDSNADNGIQGDSVTFDMDFLLEQS, encoded by the coding sequence ATGAAAGGTGCACTGCTGAGTTTGGTTTTGGTAGGTATGGTAGTGATGGGGCTTGGCGCAGGAACCTGGGCGTACTTCAGCGACACCGAGACCAGCAGCGGCAACTACATTATGGCGGGAACCCTCGACTTGAGCGTCAACGGAGCTGGCAGTGTTACCCAGAGTGTTGACGGTGATGGTGTTGCACCCGGTGACTCAGGGAGCTGGACAATCGCAGTGTCTAACGATGGTACCGTTGATGGACATCTCTACGTGACAATCTCAAATGTCAATCCTGCAGAGAATACTCCAAACTCAGTTGATTCAGGCACTTGGAGTATTGAAAATGCAGTTATTCTCACCATCTATGACACCAGCGGGAACCCAGTTATAACTGACACTCTGGCAAACTTGGAGGGACAGCAGCTGGATCTCGGTTCACTTACCGCCGGACAGAGTGTGAACATACAGGTCGATTGGGAAATTGACTCAAACGCCGACAACGGAATACAGGGCGATAGCGTTACCTTTGATATGGACTTCCTGCTTGAGCAGAGCTGA
- a CDS encoding signal peptidase I, translated as MRVKYLVLLVFLAPAFILLPHLGNLDLLVVLSGSMQPLFNPGDMVVVERVDHSTVGVGDVIAFHPPDAKDRKTLVTHRVVDVITNGSRRYFQTKGDNNDDLDPFLVPSENVVGKAVFSVPYLGYLTRHNPDRTVKLAVYFLLVVVPGLVVLYSELSYLMRYSPKTERQEEKLKRWRSRTVEEVLPLRAVGIFVISLAVLTIMLHPLLETTTRGVTNTGTFPVLLLRKDVPDYVYLPPGETYAGDYELAVNSVLPVMWLVRAYEVNPFILESLNVIISLLLTLVTFPLWVREFPDIKSRVRRRHHGTLGI; from the coding sequence ATGAGGGTAAAATACCTCGTACTCCTCGTTTTCCTTGCACCAGCCTTTATTCTCCTTCCCCACTTGGGGAATCTTGACCTCCTCGTGGTTCTCAGCGGGAGCATGCAGCCCCTCTTCAACCCGGGAGACATGGTGGTCGTTGAGAGGGTTGATCACAGCACGGTGGGAGTTGGGGACGTCATAGCGTTTCACCCCCCCGATGCTAAAGACAGGAAAACACTGGTCACCCACAGGGTCGTTGATGTGATCACCAACGGGAGCCGCAGGTACTTTCAGACCAAGGGCGACAACAACGACGATCTTGACCCCTTTTTGGTTCCTTCAGAGAACGTCGTTGGGAAGGCTGTATTCTCGGTTCCCTACCTCGGATATCTCACAAGGCACAATCCTGACAGGACTGTCAAACTCGCTGTGTATTTCCTTCTCGTAGTTGTTCCAGGTCTCGTAGTTCTGTACAGCGAGCTCTCGTACCTTATGAGATACTCTCCAAAGACTGAAAGACAGGAAGAGAAGCTGAAACGCTGGAGGTCGAGGACCGTGGAGGAAGTGCTTCCCCTGCGGGCTGTTGGAATATTCGTTATCTCCCTCGCCGTGCTTACCATAATGCTCCATCCACTGCTGGAGACAACAACCCGGGGGGTCACTAATACGGGCACGTTCCCAGTTCTCCTGCTTAGAAAAGACGTGCCCGACTACGTCTACCTCCCTCCGGGTGAAACGTACGCCGGAGACTACGAACTTGCCGTTAACTCAGTCCTCCCCGTGATGTGGCTGGTCAGGGCGTACGAGGTCAATCCTTTTATACTTGAATCGCTGAACGTTATAATATCCCTCCTGCTGACGCTCGTAACGTTTCCCCTGTGGGTGAGGGAGTTCCCGGATATAAAAAGCCGGGTAAGGAGGCGGCACCATGGAACTCTGGGAATATAA
- a CDS encoding DUF5305 family protein encodes MIFLLLAVAFGYAYITTPTAVATKDTVTRTLYLWSGGIEGKGVVVQPNPIWDVGRRVGLPIYPVSIMPAAEVELHFNISGENVNVRFERELRVVYYLSYDKERVVEETYRAISNSSTGSSFVDRLLLNVSDVFNRIELTRNILRLPRENVGVELIGRIRYSGTVNGRPVEGTQEFRGSISFPYEGFYSITGDLKNGTQTFTETITETRVVNQRRRALFLALSVLFGVLSGIVVVAGWKFDPTAYNVEEMKLEREKKKLAKWISSGSLPKRLPAERVKLASLTDLVEAAIDMNKRVIHDPDESIYFFLNEGVLYYFQEKGAEGKK; translated from the coding sequence GTGATCTTTCTGCTTCTGGCGGTGGCTTTTGGGTACGCGTACATCACGACTCCGACAGCGGTTGCCACGAAGGATACGGTCACCAGAACCCTGTACCTCTGGTCGGGTGGGATTGAAGGAAAGGGCGTTGTAGTTCAGCCCAACCCAATATGGGACGTTGGAAGAAGAGTTGGACTGCCGATATACCCCGTGTCCATAATGCCTGCGGCCGAGGTGGAGCTTCACTTTAACATAAGCGGGGAGAACGTCAACGTCAGATTCGAGAGGGAGCTGAGGGTTGTTTACTATCTCTCCTACGACAAGGAGAGGGTTGTGGAGGAGACGTACCGGGCGATTTCTAACTCCTCAACGGGGAGCTCCTTCGTGGATAGGCTGCTTCTCAACGTCAGTGATGTCTTTAACAGGATAGAGCTCACCAGGAACATCCTGAGGCTTCCCAGGGAGAACGTCGGGGTTGAGCTCATCGGGAGGATCAGGTACTCCGGCACCGTTAACGGCAGACCAGTGGAGGGCACTCAGGAGTTCAGGGGTAGTATAAGCTTCCCTTATGAGGGGTTTTACAGCATCACGGGTGACCTGAAAAACGGCACCCAGACGTTTACCGAGACTATTACCGAAACCCGGGTCGTAAATCAAAGAAGACGTGCCTTGTTCCTGGCACTCTCAGTGCTCTTTGGTGTTCTTTCGGGAATTGTGGTGGTTGCAGGCTGGAAGTTCGACCCAACGGCATACAACGTCGAGGAGATGAAACTTGAGCGGGAAAAGAAAAAGCTTGCCAAGTGGATAAGCTCGGGAAGCCTCCCTAAGCGCCTGCCCGCCGAGAGGGTGAAGCTGGCTTCTCTTACCGATCTTGTTGAAGCCGCCATAGATATGAACAAACGCGTGATCCACGACCCCGACGAAAGCATCTACTTCTTCCTGAACGAGGGGGTGCTCTACTACTTCCAGGAAAAGGGTGCTGAAGGGAAGAAATGA